From Antennarius striatus isolate MH-2024 chromosome 14, ASM4005453v1, whole genome shotgun sequence, the proteins below share one genomic window:
- the hivep1 gene encoding zinc finger protein 40 isoform X2: MPRTKQNNPKNLKDKIEEAQKELKDPKGSQKGISESGRRNAENIKGLKRKKIVAENRQEKIPKSPVKKPIQFKTSQAPIQREPSKGNITPCCSSSDSPPSNPSASSGTRDPQNAQLGAASPDKGSHFTDHERLKQKETSSTSPSPECAIEEEGSLITQVSQSKDCESQEPSFEGDPYNSAPLDVLLKAMEPDFSTLAERKNSLQVIGKHTSARDVQSSELTTISAVNVGLQNQHSHMQTYYIDKQGNFIGVAAHLHGNGQSSTRVTPMQSSPLTSPNLMPVTSNAEKPNLHMSFNAGPSSITHAPVPSGCDTLPQSQPPVVHTCQSLSASVPSTIQVPVTPGSNQVQMTTMVNFGAEQVYKDQKPKKPGKYVCEYCSRACAKPSVLLKHIRSHTGERPYPCVTCGFSFKTKSNLYKHKKSHAHAIKLGLIARSESGGGSLSQESDKALSAHSEAEDSGDSDEDGSNADLDPDSSQSSLAALSENSLQSTGTTQASHGDPDSSAMFESMKPALGQRAHEPKVTAALPKVVVYPVNVSPLRADSPRVTGTAPEQAAAQRQREFQSANLRSSITVLSSLKEVDGVNPSLDTVSEDEDQQCKSPLLSGHGQLQRQQATDFSQQQPVKCLLSPRSLGSTDSGYFSRSESADQAMSPPSPFVKITPPVDIDIAKSFLPNASPMVATVMHATAEHKPRATEGQMRPPLETKALSLEERISKLISDNEAVVDNKQLDSVKPRRTSLSRRGSIDSPKSYIFKDSFQFDLKPMGRRSSSSSDIPKSPFTPTDKSKPVFLLSVPSQYPPMECLPITRSNSMPSTPGHSALPLNVAPFPHPLRICQSFDEKISSLNDDVFSSAPSTPNPAIHSRTLVRQAAVEDFSTSEGHGLPTVRSMDDGYHVQSSSSELMQRSRSFEHHQDRTRKPQQTKGTMYECETCRNRYRKLENFETHKKFYCSELHGPKNKPTIVKETDQEVFPVNIMQPIASRSTVGSGIIDQQTSIRKRRKMKSVGDEDDQSPTDTIPPISVSFELPTALANQSFCQHNTMVDVQPKNNQPKLPQIQLVSRCINSTDSRLSPIRETQVSTSTKIDLPRQGSGTSVIRHTNSLSRPNSFDTEPIDRASPIDSTEKDHLNRHKADPIPIVSADSFQEKISKSKSDDYGKQRKEQCSDSIVAAVGENSTPVHQSRLVRQNNIQVPEILVTEEPDREHETLTAELADKPTDQFNWPQRSESLSKLPTEKLPPKKKRIRLAQMDHSSGESSFDSNLSRSLSRDSSLSRCSSVSASFDKEEQLRSESPSRVECVSKIPGPKGVPTAFNTLGVPAIMRRAASEQITCTQPSVEISCDYRSKSFDCGNVSPSRSLSPIGQPKSGQTSQVPLIERRRGPLVRQMSLKIGPESQQPVRKIVPLEKPPIKNVSALTQNRSQQIHIANRRSMAQPFVLQTGELPLQKNEQIVQSINLGSPTLQPQVHGLPHPWHQTSRVQICQKMQQPLSQILVCRENSQNHSLDSEEKKCFVPKYQLQCPALRASQTFSFSSAQRTQIALPVLTIPIASPVLSLSKSSDVLQNAYIAQTNQQASDIKTQTIVLPGEHQKDHFDQIQAGAIPLPQILITHEQIHPVPSVSNKNGLSSTHSVDKDVVTTKKERTQTVSIHTNAGEQATHLGSLPYTQKLASVTLCPQQEPTASSKRMLSPANSLDIYMEKHQKRAKDEHGVACLTDGRSVNYLNSKISEVTRQRKLTLVRQVCTTEPVDSPIETEAPPLLQDKPEGEKDLEVNDDVKPMSPDSAGLEKDTSIVIHEEAESVLHITPESKITSIQANTTLKVQEKAEEHRWIPAKSPIRPSSFHGGQIKLTTSVSVVNTKDSHRLSFPSLKTATTFTWCFLMKRKPLHVPQTDLKTSAYAAWAVSPKNHNPLGLPTKVVMSLFNSKQCSKKIHYTSAIRTGKNVDILSYTGKLKEVMPMGPITQKATSVEIRSKMQPESQASNESDKDMASKTEPRRIKIFDGGYKSNEEYVYVRGRGRGKYICEECGIRCKKPSMLRKHIRTHSDVRPYHCVHCNFSFKTKGNLTKHMKSKAHSKKCMEMGVPEILIEDQDTEDSGDRSHVSSADRQDSDGDDSDGPDDEENDDNEEEEEDSQAESGLSTNPSVSASPQHIPSKEADVPPSALLAQMSISSVSLPPSQPSAPEPHTSNFESVPMMSPVSLSKQMSLSGSGCSPMPLPYCPPNVVTTTDLYNSDSESVHMMSPVSPCRQMSIDYPDFDVPPSPPVPGKGSKLGQDPSSSFPVNPASEMGVPVDQSTQTSSYASQGPMHFPPQGLSQTFGTETHTHLFSHLPLHSQQPSRSSYSMIPVGGIQLVPAGLAAYSTFVPIQAGPVQLTIPAVSVIHRNTSPLPAPYTPSQPEGRQAQSLVVQEPISSVVPCFPLGQVTGLQTQTIQPVGLETLNLMGLTNTGLAPTQLLNQQGLTLNATLGLQVLAASPTSQTSTGPQTNVPGLQIVNIALPAIIPSLSPLSSLSPLPGSSERQGSPEASGAQPSQSEYRFGCSQTCMSASPSTPLTLGSSLDVPTDSRANPTDSSGVDVAQTVEREGRDKSPQQHRSPAPDRRTETAKDSPVERVCDPVPPRAPPVTSWQKGTDDYNDVSSDDEDRLVIAT; encoded by the exons ATAAAATCGAAGAAGCACAGAAAGAGCTTAAAGACCCTAAAGGCTCACAGAAAG GGATATCTGAAAGTGGCCGAAGAAATGCAGAAAACATTAAAGGcctgaagagaaaaaagattGTTGCAGAAAATCGACAAGAGAAAATTCCAAAATCTCCAGTAAAGAAGCCCATACAGTTCAAAACATCTCAAGCACCAATCCAGAGAGAACCGTCTAAGGGAAATATAACACCTTGCTGCTCTTCCTCCGACAGTCCTCCCAGCAATCCTTCAGCATCCAGTGGTACAAGAGACCCACAAAATGCCCAGCTAGGTGCAGCATCCCCTGACAAGGGGTCACACTTCACTGACCATGAAAGGCTGAAGCAGAAAGAAACATCTTCCACATCACCATCACCTGAGTGCGCTATTGAAGAGGAGGGTTCTTTGATTACTCAAGTGTCTCAATCCAAAGACTGCGAAAGTCAAGAACCCAGCTTTGAGGGAGACCCCTACAACAGTGCTCCACTTGATGTTCTTCTTAAGGCCATGGAGCCTGACTTTAGCACGCTGGCCGAGAGGAAAAACTCATTGCAAGTCATTGGAAAACACACCTCTGCCCGTGATGTTCAATCTAGTGAATTAACCACAATATCAGCAGTTAATGTTGGACTCCAAAACCAACATTCTCATATGCAGacttattatattgacaaaCAGGGCAACTTTATTGGCGTTGCAGCTCATCTACACGGAAATGGCCAGTCATCAACACGGGTTACTCCCATGCAGTCCTCTCCACTTACTTCACCAAATCTTATGCCTGTTACTTCAAATGCAGAAAAACCTAACTTGCACATGAGCTTCAATGCTGGCCCATCGTCTATAACCCATGCACCTGTTCCGTCAGGTTGTGACACTTTGCCACAAAGCCAGCCACCAGTTGTGCACACGTGCCAGTCCCTCTCAGCAAGTGTCCCCAGTACCATTCAAGTCCCAGTTACACCCGGAAGCAACCAAGTTCAGATGACTACCATGGTGAACTTTGGTGCAGAACAGGTTTACAAAGACCAAAAGCCGAAGAAGCCAGGAAAGTATGTTTGTGAATACTGCAGCCGGGCTTGTGCAAAACCGAGTGTGCTGCTCAAACACATCAGGTCTCACACAGGAGAGAGACCATACCCCTGTGTTACCTGTGGCTTCTCATTCAAAACAAAGAGCAACCTGTACAAGCACAAGAAATCACATGCTCATGCTATAAAACTGGGTCTCATTGCACGTTCGGAATCTGGAGGTGGCTCACTGTCTCAAGAATCTGACAAAGCACTTAGTGCACATTCAGAGGCAGAGGACAGTGGAGACAGTGATGAGGATGGTAGCAATGCAGATTTGGACCCTGACTCATCACAGAGCAGTCTGGCAGCTTTGTCTGAAAATAGTTTACAGAGCACAGGTACAACCCAAGCAAGTCACGGGGACCCTGACTCATCAGCTATGTTTGAGTCAATGAAGCCAGCCCTGGGTCAGAGGGCTCATGAGCCCAAAGTAACCGCCGCACTCCCAAAGGTTGTTGTTTATCCAGTTAATGTCTCCCCACTGAGGGCAGACAGCCCGAGAGTTACAGGTACAGCACCCGAGCAAGCTGCTGCACAACGGCAACGAGAGTTCCAATCTGCCAATCTGAGGTCAAGCATTACAGTCCTATCATCCCTTAAAGAGGTGGATGGTGTAAATCCCTCACTAGATACTGTGAGTGAAGATGAAGATCAACAGTGCAAGTCACCTTTATTAAGTGGACATGGTCAGCTTCAGAGGCAACAAGCAACAGACTTTTCTCAACAGCAGCCAGTTAAGTGCTTACTTAGTCCACGCAGTTTAGGAAGTACAGATTCTGGCTACTTCTCTCGTTCTGAAAGTGCTGACCAAGCTATGAGTCCACCCAGCCCATTTGTTAAGATAACTCCACCAGTGGATATTGACATTGCAAAGAGTTTTCTTCCAAATGCCTCTCCCATGGTTGCTACAGTCATGCATGCAACAGCTGAGCATAAGCCACGGGCCACAGAGGGACAGATGCGTCCACCTTTAGAAACAAAAGCTCTTTCCCTTGAAGAGCGAATTTCAAAACTGATATCTGATAATGAGGCAGTAGTTGACAACAAACAGCTGGATAGTGTAAAACCGAGGAGGACCTCTCTCTCAAGGAGGGGTAGCATTGATTCTCCCAAATCCTACATATTTAAAGACTCTTTTCAGTTTGACCTTAAACCAATGGGAAGAAGGTCAAGTTCCAGTTCAGACATCCCAAAATCCCCATTTACACCCACGGATAAGTCAAAGCCAGTATTTCTACTCTCTGTACCTTCTCAATACCCGCCAATGGAATGTTTGCCAATAACAAGGAGTAACTCTATGCCATCAACACCAGGGCACTCTGCTCTTCCCCTTAATGTAGCCCCTTTTCCCCATCCTTTGCGCATTTGTCAGTCATTTGATGAGAAGATTAGTTCACTGAATGATGATGTATTTTCATCTGCCCCATCAACCCCAAATCCAGCAATACATTCTCGAACATTAGTCAGACAAGCAGCAGTGGAGGACTTTTCCACCAGTGAGGGGCACGGCCTCCCCACGGTTCGTTCCATGGATGATGGGTATCATGTTCAGAGCAGTTCATCAGAATTGATGCAAAGAAGCAGATCTTTTGAGCACCATCAGGATAGAACCCGAAAACCTCAGCAGACCAAAGGCACAATGTACGAGTGTGAAACCTGTCGTAACCGGTACAGAAAGTTGGAAAATTTTGAAACTCACAAGAAATTCTATTGTTCTGAACTTCATGGTCCAAAAAACAAGCCAACCATTGTTAAAGAAACTGATCAAGAGGTTTTTCCAGTTAACATAATGCAGCCCATAGCCTCCAGATCAACTGTTGGCTCAGGCATAATTGATCAGCAGACTTCAATTAGGAAACGTAGGAAAATGAAAAGTGTCGGTGATGAGGATGATCAATCGCCTACTGACACCATTCCACCTATTTCAGTTAGTTTTGAGCTACCAACAGCTCTTGCAAATCAGTCTTTTTGTCAGCATAATACAATGGTAGACGTACAACCCAAAAACAACCAGCCAAAGCTACCTCAGATTCAGCTTGTATCAAGATGTATTAATAGTACAGATTCCAGGCTGTCACCAATACGTGAGACGCAAGTCAGCACTTCAACTAAAATAGATCTGCCAAGGCAGGGTAGTGGTACATCAGTCATTAGACACACAAACTCTCTCAGCAGACCCAATTCATTTGACACAGAACCTATTGACAGGGCCTCTCCAATCGATAGTACGGAGAAGGATCATCTGAACAGGCATAAAGCAGATCCAATACCAATAGTCTCAGCTGACAGCTTCcaagaaaaaatatccaaatcTAAAAGCGATGACTATGGAAAACAAAGGAAGGAACAATGCTCTGATAGCATAGTAGCAGCAGTTGGTGAAAACTCTACTCCTGTCCATCAGTCACGTCTGGTTCGACAAAACAACATTCAAGTTCCTGAGATTCTCGTTACAGAGGAGCCTGACAGAGAACATGAAACACTGACTGCTGAGCTAGCAGATAAACCTACAGATCAGTTCAACTGGCCTCAAAGAAGTGAAAGTTTGTCAAAGTTGCCAACAGAAAAACTTCCACCAAAAAAGAAACGAATTCGTCTTGCTCAAATGGACCACTCGTCAGGTGAATCCAGTTTTGATtccaacctgtcacgaagcctcAGTAGGGACAGCAGTCTTTCTCGTTGTTCCAGTGTCTCTGCTTCTTTTGACAAAGAAGAGCAATTGCGATCAGAAAGTCCCTCTAGAGTGGAGTGTGTCAGCAAAATTCCTGGGCCTAAAGGTGTGCCCACAGCGTTCAACACCCTTGGTGTGCCTGCAATTATGAGGCGTGCTGCATCTGAACAGATCACTTGTACTCAACCCTCTGTTGAGATTTCATGTGACTACCGTAGCAAGTCATTTGACTGTGGCAATGTATCTCCAAGCAGATCTCTGTCACCCATTGGACAGCCAAAAAGTGGACAAACCTCACAGGTGCCACTTATCGAAAGGAGGCGGGGGCCACTAGTTCGCCAAATGTCTTTAAAGATAGGCCCTGAGAGTCAGCAGCCCGTTCGGAAAATTGTACCCCTTGAAAAACCTCCAATTAAAAATGTGAGCGCTTTAACTCAGAACAGATCTCAGCAGATTCACATTGCCAATAGGCGCTCAATGGCTCAGCCTTTTGTCTTGCAAACTGGGGAATTACCTTtgcaaaaaaatgaacaaattgtGCAAAGCATTAATTTGGGTAGCCCAACTTTGCAGCCTCAGGTTCATGGCCTTCCACACCCTTGGCATCAAACGTCAAGGGTTCAAATATGCCAAAAGATGCAACAACCACTAAGTCAGATCTTAGTTTGTCGTGAAAATTCCCAAAACCATTCACTTGACtctgaagaaaagaaatgttttgtgcCCAAGTACCAACTGCAGTGTCCTGCTCTCAGAGCAAGCCAAACATTTTCCTTCTCCAGTGCACAGAGGACTCAGATAGCCTTGCCAGTTTTAACCATACCGATTGCCAGTCCAGTTTTGAGCCTCTCAAAATCGTCGGATGTACTCCAAAATGCTTACATTGCTCAAACAAATCAACAGGCCTCGGATATCAAAACACAGACTATTGTTCTGCCAGGTGAACACCAAAAAGATCATTTTGATCAGATTCAAGCAGGTGCTATACCATTGCCACAGATCCTCATAACTCATGAGCAGATCCACCCTGTTCCCTCTGTGTCCAATAAAAATGGCCTTTCATCCACTCACAGTGTGGACAAGGATGTGGtaacaacaaagaaagaaaggactCAAACAGTTAGCATTCACACCAATGCTGGAGAACAAGCAACTCATCTTGGGTCTTTACCTTATACACAGAAACTTGCATCAGTAACTCTGTGTCCACAACAGGAGCCCACTGCCTCAAGTAAACGAATGCTGTCACCTGCCAACAGTTTAGACATCTATATGGAAAAGCATCAAAAACGTGCTAAAGATGAGCATGGTGTGGCCTGTTTAACAGATGGCAGGTCAGTCAATTACTTAAATTCCAAGATCTCAGAGGTTACCCGACAGCGGAAGCTAACACTTGTTAGACAGGTTTGCACAACTGAACCAGTGGACAGTCCCATTGAAACTGAGGCCCCACCTCTGCTACAGGACAAACCAGAGGGGGAGAAAGATTTGGAAGTAAATGATGATGTTAAGCCCATGTCACCTGACAGTGCAGGGCTGGAAAAGGACACAAGCATTGTTATTCATGAGGAGGCGGAGTCGGTCTTGCACATTACACCTGAAAGCAAAATCACTTCTATACAAGCTAATACTACTCTGAAGGTTCAAGAGAAAGCTGAAGAACACAGATGGATTCCTGCGAAATCTCCTATTCGGCCCTCAAGTTTCCATGGTGGTCAGATCAAACTGACCACATCTGTGTCTGTCGTCAACACAAAGGATAGTCATCGCTTGTCTTTCCCCAGCCTGAAGACGGCCACCACTTTCACATGGTGTTtcctgatgaagaggaagcCTCTCCATGTTCCACAGACTGATTTGAAGACTTCAGCATATGCTGCCTGGGCAGTCAGTCCCAAAAACCATAATCCACTTGGGTTGCCTACCAAGGTCGTCATGTCTCTGTTCAACTCAAAGCAATGTTCCAAGAAAATTCACTACACATCAGCCATTAGAACTGGCAAGAATGTAGATATCTTGTCTTACACGGGAAAGCTGAAAGAAGTAATGCCAATG GGACCAATAACACAGAAGGCTACGTCTGTTGAAATAAGAAGTAAAATGCAACCAGAATCTCAGGCCAGCAATGAGTCAGACAAGGATATGGCATCTAAAACAGAACCAAGACGGATCAAAATATTTGATGGAGG ATACAAATCTAATGAAGAGTATGTTTACGTACGTGGTCGTGGACGGGGTAAATACATCTGTGAGGAATGTGGGATCCGTTGCAAGAAGCCCAGCATGCTACGCAAACACATCCGCACCCACTCTGATGTCCGGCCATACCACTGTGTTCACTGCAACTTCTCCTTTAAGACAAAAG GAAATCTGACCAAGCACATGAAATCCAAGGCCCACAGTAAGAAATGCATGGAGATGGGGGTTCCAGAGATCCTCATTGAAGATCAGGATACAGAGGACTCAG GAGACCGCAGTCATGTGAGCAGTGCTGACCGACAAGATTCAGATGGTGATGACTCTGATGGTCCTGATGATGAGGAGAATGATgacaatgaggaggaagaggaagacagcCAGGCAGAGTCTGGCCTCTCAACCAACCCGTCTGTATCTGCCAGCCCACAGCACATCCCTTCCAAAGAGGCTGATGTCCCTCCTAGTGCCCTCCTTGCCCAGATGTCCATCAGCTCTGTCTCCCTACCACCTTCCCAGCCTTCAGCTCCAGAACCCCACACATCTAATTTTGAATCCGTCCCCATGATGAGCCCTGTGTCCCTGAGCAAGCAGATGTCCCTGTCTGGTTCTGGCTGCAGCCCGATGCCCCTACCTTACTGCCCTCCAAATGTtgtcaccacaacagacctctACAACTCAGACTCAGAGTCAGTACACATGATGAGCCCAGTTTCACCTTGCAGACAGATGTCCATCGACTACCCTGACTTTGACGTGCCCCCTAGTCCCCCAGTGCCAGGCAAAGGTTCCAAGCTAGGCCAG GACCCTTCCTCTTCATTTCCTGTTAATCCAGCCAGTGAAATGGGCGTACCAGTGGACCAGAGCACTCAGACATCGTCCTATGCGTCTCAAGGTCCTATGCACTTTCCCCCACAGGGGCTATCCCAAACATTTGGAACAGAGACCCACACCCATCTGTTCAGTCACCTGCCCCTGCACTCCCAGCAGCCTTCTCGCTCCTCTTACAGCATGATTCCAGTTGGTGGGATCCAGCTAGTGCCTGCTGGCCTGGCAGCTTACTCCACTTTTGTACCAATCCAGGCTGGCCCTGTCCAGCTCACCATACCAGCAGTGAGTGTCATTCACAGAAATACAAGTCCGTTACCAGCTCCCTACACTCCATCCCAACCAGAGGGCCGGCAAGCACAGTCACTTGTGGTCCAGGAACCAATTAGTAGTGTTGTGCCCTGCTTTCCTTTAGGGCAGGTCACTGGCCTGCAGACTCAAACAATTCAGCCAGTAGGTCTGGAAACACTTAACCTCATGGGGTTAACTAACACCGGCCTGGCACCCACCCAGTTATTGAACCAGCAAGGACTCACTCTCAATGCCACCCTGGGGCTGCAGGTGTTGGCTGCCAGCCCCACCTCACAAACCAGCACCGGCCCTCAAACAAATGTCCCAGGCCTACAGATCGTCAACATCGCCCTGCCTGCCATCATTCCTTCTCTCAGCCCTCTATCCTCGCTCAGTCCTCTCCCTGGGTCCTCAGAAAGGCAAGGCAGCCCCGAGGCTTCAGGAGCACAACCATCTCAAAGTGAATATAGGTTTGGTTGTTCACAGACCTGCATGTCCGCTTCACCGTCCACCCCTTTGACGCTCGGCAGCTCTTTGGACGTGCCCACAGACAGTAGGGCTAACCCTACAGACAGCAGTGGAGTAGATGTTGCGCAGACTGTGGAGCGAGAAGGAAGAGATAAATCTCCACAGCAGCATCGTTCACCAGCTCCCGACAGACGAACAGAGACTGCTAAGGACTCACCAGTTGAGAGAGTTTGTGATCCTGTTCCTCCAAGAGCACCGCCAGTGACCAGCTGGCAGAAGGGAACTGATGACTATAATGATGTATCCAGTGATGATGAAGACAGACTAGTCATTGCCACCTAA